The genomic region TTCACCCGGCTCGAGCCGTGGCCGGGGATCGGCACCCAGGAGTCCCGCGGGATGCCGATGGCCGACGCGGCGCCGGTGCGGGTGTTCATCCCGATCAGCTGGAGGGCGTCGGCGCGGGTGCGGCTCATGTTCTCCCCCGGGCGGGCATCCGAGCCGACCGCCAGGATCCAGACCACGGCCGGGTCCACGTCGACGCTCGCGGAGCGCTCCATCTTGACCAGCGACACCTGCTCGGCGCGCGGCGCGGAGTCGGGCAGCAGCACGGCCACGAGCGCCAGCACACAGCCGAGGACCGTCACCCGCAGCAGGCGCCGCACCCCGACGAGCCTGCCGAGCCTGCCGCTCCAGATGGTCGAGCCTCCGCCGCTCATGCGCTCTCTCCCCTGCTCACGTCGTACCCGAAGATCCGCCAGCCGCCGCGCTCCGGCGCCAGGAACAGCCGGCCCCGCACGGTGCTGGTGGTGGCGACCGCGCCGGTGGTGCGGAACCGCAGCCGGAAGCGGGCCGTCGCCCCGGACGCCCGGCCCCGGCTGGAGACGACGTCGATGCGCAGGGTCCGGCCCAGCTGCTCCACACCCTCCACCTGCTCGGCGATGGCCAGGTTCGACATCAGGTCGACGTCCCGGCGCGCCCGGGCGCGCGCGTGGCCGGTGAAGTCGGCGAACGCGCCGTCGACGTCGGCCCGCGGCCACTCCCCGCCGACGTACGCCGCGTCCACCCACCGGTCGAAGACCTGCTGGATGCGCTCGCGCACCGCGGGCCGACGGGCGGCCGGCAGCCGACCGGCGAGCTTCCCGAACCGCACGTCCGTGCCGGGGTCCGTGGTCGGCGCCGCGTCGCTGCTGCGCGGCCGGGAGTCCGGCTCCGGCTCGTCGTCACCGCTGCACGCCGTGGCGCCCAGCGCCAGCACCCCAGCGAGGACTGACGCGCCGAGACGATGCGCCCGGCGTGACCCACCGGCCCTCCGGGGGCCGCCCGGCGTCCCGGTCGTCCCAGTCTTGGTCGCGCTCACCCTGCCTCCTCGATCACCGGTCCGAGCCGGTCATCCGTCGCCGACGCCACCCCCCGGCGGCGATCCGCCAGCCTTTCACGGCGCTTCCCTGCGGTCCCCACGACACCCTGATCGACCCCCTGGGAAGCCCCCTGCCCGACACGTGGGCCTGGGCTCGGCACTTCATCCCTCAGGGGACTAGCCTTGGCCTCCTAGACCATTCACGCGCGCTCATCGGAAGAGGCGAAGCAAGTCGTGCCGCAGTCCTCTGGCAACCAGGCTCCTGAACGATCCACCCCCCACGAACCTCCCGTGGACGACTTCGGAGCCAACGAGTGGCTCGTGGAGGAGATGCACGACCGCTACCGGAAGGATCCCGCCAGCGTCGACCCGGCGTGGGCGACGTACTTCCGGGACAACGGCAAGAACGGCAGCACCGACGGCGCCGGCACCCCGCAGCCGGCCGCGAAGTCGGCGCCCGCCAAGGCCGAGACGGCCCAGGCGGCCCCGGCCAAGCCGGCCAGCCCGGCACCGGCGAAGGGCACCCCCGCCCCGGTCGCCAAGCCGCGGCCGGCGTCGAAGGCAGCGGAGCCCGCCAAGGGGACGAGCAGCCCGATGCCCAAGGAGTCGCGGCCGGCCGAGCCGGCGGCGGCCAGCGACCAGCCGTCCTACACGGTGCTGCGCGGCATCGCCGCGGCGACCGCGAAGAACATGGACGTGTCGCTCTCCGTCCCCACCGCGACGTCGGTGCGCAACATCCCGGTGAAGCTGCTCTGGGACAACCGCATCGTCATCAACAGCCACCTCAAGCGCGCGCGCGGCGGCAAGGTGTCGTTCACCCACCTCATCGGCTACGCCATCATCAAGGCGATCAAGGCCCTGCCGGCCATGAACAACACCTTCGACGAGGTCGACGGCAAGCCCACCCTGGTGACGCCCGCGCACATCAACCTCGGCCTGGCCATCGACCAGGTCAAGGCGGACGGCAGCCGCCAGCTCGTGGCGCCGTCGATCAAGGGCTGCGAGACGATGGACTTCGCGCAGTTCTGGACGGCGTACGAGGAGATCGTGCGCAAGGCCAAGGACAACAAGCTGACCATGGAGGACTACTCCGGGACGACGGTCAGCCTCACCAACGTCGGCGGCCTGGGCACCAACAACTCCGTGCCGCGGCTGATGAAGGGCCAGGCCGCGATCATCGGCGTCGGCTCGATGGACTACCCCCCGGAGTTCCAGGGCGCGTCCGAGGAGACCATCGCGCGCAACGCGATCTCCCGGATCATGACGATGACCTCGACGTACGACCACCGGGTCATCCAGGGCGCCCAGTCGGGCGAGTTCCTCGGCCAGATCGCGAAGTACCTCCTCGGCCAGGACGGGTTCTACGACGAGATCTTCCGCGCCCTGCGGATCCCCTACCAGCCGATCCGCTGGAACGCCGACATCGCGGCCTCGCACGACGACGAGATCAGCAAGCAGGCCCGGATCCTCGAGCTGATCCACGCCTACCGCGTGCGCGGCCACCTGATGGCCGACACCGACCCGCTGGAGTACCGCCAGCGCACCCACCCGGACCTCGAGATCGAGACCCACGGGCTCACCCTGTGGGACCTCGACCGGGAGTTCGCGACCGGGTCCTTCGGGGGCGCCGGCCGGCGCTTCATGAAGCTGCGCGACATCCTCGGCATCCTGCGCGACTCCTACTGCCGCACCACCGGCATCGAGTACATGCACATCATGGATCCCGAGCAGCGCCGCTGGATCCAGGAGCGCGTGGAGGTCCCGCACAGCAAGCCCCCGCGTGAGGAGCAGCTGCGCATCCTGCAGAAGCTGAACCAGGCCGAGGCCTTCGAGACGTTCCTGCAGACGAAGTTCGTCGGCCAGAAGCGCTTCAGCCTCGAGGGCGGCGAGACCACGATCCCGCTGGTCGACGAGCTCTGCGAGGCCGCCGCCGAGGCGTCCCTCAACGAGGTCGCGATCGGCATGGCGCACCGTGGCCGCCTGAACATGCTGGCCAACATCGTGGGCAAGAAGTACTCCCAGATCTTCCGGGAGTTCGAGGGCAACATCGACCCGCGCACCGTCCAGGGCTCCGGCGACGTGAAGTACCACCTCGGCGCCGAGGGGGAGTTCGAGGCCGGGTCCGGCGCCACGGTCAAGGTCTCGATCGCGGCCAACCCCTCGCACCTCGAGGCCGTCGACCCCGTGCTGGAGGGCATCGCCCGCGCCAAGCAGGACGTCCTGGACCGAGGCGCCGAGTACCCCGTGCTCCCGCTGCTGGTCCACGGCGACGCCGCGTTCGCCGGCCAGGGCGTGGTGGCGGAGACGCTCAACCTCTCCCAGCTGCGCGGCTACCGCACCGGCGGCACCATCCACGTCGTCGTCAACAACCAGGTCGGGTTCACCACCTCGCCGGGCTCCTCGCGCTCCTCGCTGTACAGCACGGACGTGGCCCGGATGGTCCAGGCGCCGATCTTCCACGTCAACGGCGACGACCCCGAGGCCTGCATCCGCGTGGCCCGGCTGGCCTTCGAGTACCGCCAGGCGTTCAACAAGGACGTCGTCATCGACCTCGTCTGCTACCGCCGCCGCGGTCACAACGAGGGCGACGACCCGTCGTACACCCAGCCGCTGATGTACGACCTGATCGAGCAGAAGCGCTCGGTGCGCAAGCTCTACACCGAGTCCCTCATCGGTCGTGGCGACATCACGATCGAGGAGGCCGAGCAGGTCCTGCGCGACTACCAGCAGCAGCTCGAGCGGGTCTTCACCGAGGTCCGCGAGGCCAGCGCGGAGCCGCCGACCGAGTGGACCACGGTGCCGGACTACCCGGAGAAGCCCACCGGCGAGACCCAGACGGCGGTGCCGGCCGACTACCTCAAGCGGATCGCCGACGCCTACGTCACCCCGCCCGAGGGCTTCACCGTGCACCCGAAGGTGATGCCGCAGCTGCAGCGGCGCTCCGCCGCGATCGCGGAGGGCCCGATCGACTGGGGCACCGGCGAGATCCTCGCGTTCGGCTCCCTGCTCATGGAGGGCCGCCCGGTCCGCCTGGCCGGTCAGGACTCGCGGCGCGGCACGTTCGTGTCCCGCTTCGCGACGATCATCGACCGCAAGAACGCGGACGAGTGGACCCCGCTCTCGGCGCTCACCGAGGACCAGGCCAAGTTCCACGTCTACGACTCGCTGCTCTCCGAGTACGCCGCACTCGGCTTCGAGTACGGCTACTCGGTGGCGCGTCCCGAGGCGCTGGTGCTGTGGGAGGCCCAGTTCGGCGACTTCGTCAACGGCGCCCAGACCGTGATCGACGAGTTCATCAGCGCCGGCGAGAGCAAGTGGGGCCAGCAGTCCGGCGTCGTGCTGCTGCTCCCCCACGGCTACGAGGGCCAGGGCGCCGACCACTCCTCGGCGCGCATCGAGCGGTTCCTGACGATGGCCGCCGACGAGGCGTTCACGGCCGCCCAGCCGAGCACGCCGGCGTCGTACTTCCACCTGCTGCGCCAGCAGTCCCTGCAGCACCAGCACCGGCCGCTGATCGTCTTCACGCCGAAGTCGATGCTCAAGCGCAAGGAGGCGGCCTCGCGGCCGGAGGACTTCACCTCCGGGACGTTCCGGCCGTTCATCCCCGACGAGCAGGCCGACCCGAACACGGTCGACACGCTGCTGCTCTGCTCGGGCCGGGTGACCTGGGACCTGATGGTCGAGCGGGCCAAGCGCGAGGACGCCCAGCGCTTCGCGATCGGCCGGGTCGAGCAGCTCTACCCGCGCCCGACCGACGACATCAAGGCCGAGATCGCGCGCTACCCCCACCTCAAGGAGGTGCGCTGGGTCCAGGACGAGCCGCAGAACATGGGCGCCTGGCCGCACTACGCGCTCAACGTGTGGCCGGAGGTCGACGCCCAGGTGGTCCCCGTGACCCGTCCGGAGTCCTCCTCGCCCGCCGTCGGCACCGTCAAGCGGCACCAGGCCGAGCAGAAGGACCTGCTCAACCGCGCCTTCGCCTGAGGCCACGTCTCACCGGCTCCACCCGGCTGGCCCACCGTGTGCTTCGGCGCACGGTGGGCCTT from Nocardioides pantholopis harbors:
- a CDS encoding multifunctional oxoglutarate decarboxylase/oxoglutarate dehydrogenase thiamine pyrophosphate-binding subunit/dihydrolipoyllysine-residue succinyltransferase subunit, producing the protein MHDRYRKDPASVDPAWATYFRDNGKNGSTDGAGTPQPAAKSAPAKAETAQAAPAKPASPAPAKGTPAPVAKPRPASKAAEPAKGTSSPMPKESRPAEPAAASDQPSYTVLRGIAAATAKNMDVSLSVPTATSVRNIPVKLLWDNRIVINSHLKRARGGKVSFTHLIGYAIIKAIKALPAMNNTFDEVDGKPTLVTPAHINLGLAIDQVKADGSRQLVAPSIKGCETMDFAQFWTAYEEIVRKAKDNKLTMEDYSGTTVSLTNVGGLGTNNSVPRLMKGQAAIIGVGSMDYPPEFQGASEETIARNAISRIMTMTSTYDHRVIQGAQSGEFLGQIAKYLLGQDGFYDEIFRALRIPYQPIRWNADIAASHDDEISKQARILELIHAYRVRGHLMADTDPLEYRQRTHPDLEIETHGLTLWDLDREFATGSFGGAGRRFMKLRDILGILRDSYCRTTGIEYMHIMDPEQRRWIQERVEVPHSKPPREEQLRILQKLNQAEAFETFLQTKFVGQKRFSLEGGETTIPLVDELCEAAAEASLNEVAIGMAHRGRLNMLANIVGKKYSQIFREFEGNIDPRTVQGSGDVKYHLGAEGEFEAGSGATVKVSIAANPSHLEAVDPVLEGIARAKQDVLDRGAEYPVLPLLVHGDAAFAGQGVVAETLNLSQLRGYRTGGTIHVVVNNQVGFTTSPGSSRSSLYSTDVARMVQAPIFHVNGDDPEACIRVARLAFEYRQAFNKDVVIDLVCYRRRGHNEGDDPSYTQPLMYDLIEQKRSVRKLYTESLIGRGDITIEEAEQVLRDYQQQLERVFTEVREASAEPPTEWTTVPDYPEKPTGETQTAVPADYLKRIADAYVTPPEGFTVHPKVMPQLQRRSAAIAEGPIDWGTGEILAFGSLLMEGRPVRLAGQDSRRGTFVSRFATIIDRKNADEWTPLSALTEDQAKFHVYDSLLSEYAALGFEYGYSVARPEALVLWEAQFGDFVNGAQTVIDEFISAGESKWGQQSGVVLLLPHGYEGQGADHSSARIERFLTMAADEAFTAAQPSTPASYFHLLRQQSLQHQHRPLIVFTPKSMLKRKEAASRPEDFTSGTFRPFIPDEQADPNTVDTLLLCSGRVTWDLMVERAKREDAQRFAIGRVEQLYPRPTDDIKAEIARYPHLKEVRWVQDEPQNMGAWPHYALNVWPEVDAQVVPVTRPESSSPAVGTVKRHQAEQKDLLNRAFA